In the Maribacter sp. MJ134 genome, one interval contains:
- the rpe gene encoding ribulose-phosphate 3-epimerase, giving the protein MSIVKIAPSLLAADFGNLQRDVEMVNNSDADWHHIDVMDGVFVPNISYGMPVVKAIQKYATKPLDVHLMIVDPDRYIQTFADLGASILTVHYEACTHLHRTLQAIKAAHMKAGVALNPHTPVHLLEDIIQDIDLVCVMSVNPGFGGQSFIENTYQKVQALKALIKKKDTSTLIEIDGGVTSSNAKALTDAGADVLVAGSFVFKSDNPSQTIKELKEIAK; this is encoded by the coding sequence ATGAGCATAGTCAAAATTGCACCGTCCCTATTGGCGGCAGATTTCGGAAATTTACAACGAGACGTTGAAATGGTCAATAATAGCGATGCAGATTGGCACCATATCGATGTCATGGATGGCGTATTCGTACCCAACATCTCCTATGGCATGCCCGTTGTAAAAGCGATACAAAAGTATGCTACCAAACCTTTGGACGTGCATTTAATGATTGTAGACCCGGACCGTTATATCCAGACCTTCGCGGATTTAGGAGCTTCAATCCTCACGGTACATTATGAGGCATGTACGCATTTGCACAGAACGTTACAAGCTATCAAAGCTGCCCACATGAAAGCAGGGGTTGCACTTAACCCGCACACTCCGGTTCATCTGTTGGAAGATATTATACAAGATATTGATTTGGTGTGCGTTATGAGCGTAAACCCGGGTTTTGGCGGGCAATCCTTTATCGAAAATACCTATCAAAAGGTTCAGGCTTTAAAAGCGTTAATTAAAAAGAAGGATACTTCTACCCTAATCGAGATTGATGGTGGTGTCACCTCCTCCAATGCAAAAGCCCTGACCGATGCAGGTGCTGATGTGCTGGTAGCTGGTAGTTTTGTATTCAAGAGTGATAATCCTTCCCAGACCATCAAAGAATTAAAGGAAATAGCCAAATAA